The following coding sequences lie in one Spinacia oleracea cultivar Varoflay chromosome 1, BTI_SOV_V1, whole genome shotgun sequence genomic window:
- the LOC110785588 gene encoding pumilio homolog 5 has protein sequence MTTESPIRMLESDDSKKWLPTVDSGLFSSPLPSRSGSAPPTIEGSIAAFQAFMDQRNSTLTSSNNEFLDCESEEQMRTDPAYIAYYYANVNLNPRLPPPLISRGSRHLVQFMGGFGSKKTEGLLATHKEEPEESVSPQQSSGDPEGSFVHGKKMTTLADLKEESPSSVSADVHSTMNSSTSPVLTPSNCRNVEPEDNSSIQSNIGSDNSVVESRMKLLDVSGELLREDDQKRRDYHLRLIEENRLLPHHPSQGTAYQLPGFHSYTVPRGMFSVHQKLLPVHQSFMHSTGLVPVPVPPLYTSTAANYMNSGNLFYPSVPLPVFPTPQSAHFGGFLQDSAFPFPIDAYSKASFFKQQMEALHGGLNPYTSQVLRPSFGSPVQGQSFQQFQLDSLASRKDTVAGSSVGDKELNHLANKQNITSGTHLRFPAHSLAEPQFAVPSALPGSSVTRNINQGLGNDLSGSSQHSSKSTVAYPGWKEQRGSESSENNTNSKRQAFLELLKSFSTRMLELSDISGQIVEFSTDQHGSRFIQQKLESCGSKEKESVFEEVLPQASKLMTDVFGNYVVQKFFEHGTVEQRRKLGQKLTGQVLTLSLQMYGCRVIQKALEVIELDQKVELMKELDGNVMRCVHDQNGNHVIQKCIESVPTEKLKFIVSSFTGQVATLSCHPYGCRVIQRVLEHCSDLEISQWIVDEILDSTSALAHDPYGNYVTQHVMEMGKPYQRSQIIHKLTGRFVQLSQHKFASNVVEKCIIYGNDSERDLIIEEIITQSDNNESLLMMMKDQYANYVIQKIFEIGSEKQKDILQNCIRLHLPALKKVTYAKHIVSRYEQLAAEGSEQGKEQFVKLSDNNPSNSG, from the exons ATGACAACTGAGAGTCCAATCAGGATGTTAGAAAGTGATGACTCCAAAAAGTGGCTGCCTACTGTTGACTCTGGATTGTTTTCTTCACCTTTGCCTAGTAGAAGTGGTAGTGCTCCACCTACAATTGAGGGTTCCATTGCTGCATTTCAAGCTTTTATGGATCAAAGGAATTCAACTCTAACTAGCTCTAACAACGAGTTTTTGGACTGTGAGTCTGAAGAACAAATGCGAACTGATCCAGCATACATTGCTTACTACTACGCTAATGTTAACCTTAATCCAAGGCTTCCTCCTCCTTTAATCTCACGAGGGAGTCGTCATTTGGTGCAATTTATGGGAGGTTTTGGCAGTAAAAAAACTGAAGGTTTGTTGGCTACTCATAAGGAGGAACCTGAAGAATCCGTGTCACCACAACAAAGTTCTGGTGATCCGGAGGGTAGTTTTGTCCATGGTAAAAAGATGACAACATTAGCTGATCTAAAGGAG GAATCACCATCTTCAGTTTCTGCTGATGTGCATAGCACCATGAATTCTTCTACCAGTCCTGTATTAACTCCTTCAAACTGCAGAAATGTTGAACCAGAGGATAATTCATCTATCCAAAGTAACATTGGGTCAGATAATTCTGTAGTAGAGTCAAGAATGAAATTACTGGATGTTTCAGGAGAATTACTGAGAGAGGATGACCAAAAGAGACGTGACTATCATCTACGCTTGATAGAGGAGAATAGGCTTCTTCCTCATCATCCTTCACAAGGCACGGCATACCAGCTTCCTGGATTCCATTCTTATACTGTTCCTCGAGGAATGTTTTCTGTTCATCAGAAGCTACTACCAGTTCATCAGTCATTCATGCATAGCACAGGACTTGTACCAGTACCAGTACCACCATTATACACATCAACAGCTGCTAATTATATGAATTCAGGAAACCTCTTTTACCCAAGTGTACCACTACCAGTCTTCCCTACTCCACAATCAGCTCATTTTGGCGGATTTCTTCAAGATAGTGCGTTTCCATTCCCAATTGATGCTTATTCCAAGGCTAGTTTCTTTAAGCAACAAATGGAAGCTTTACATGGAGGATTGAACCCATATACAAGTCAAGTTCTAAGGCCTTCTTTTGGTAGTCCTGTTCAAGGACAATCCTTTCAACAATTCCAACTGGATTCGCTTGCATCACGAAAAGACACTGTTGCAGGTTCTTCAGTAGGTGACAAGGAACTAAATCATCTTGCAAATAAACAGAACATAACAAGTGGGACCCACCTGAGATTCCCCGCCCATAGCTTAGCGGAGCCACAATTTGCAGTTCCTTCTGCATTACCAGGATCTTCTGTAACCAGGAATATTAATCAAGGCCTAGGAAATGATCTGAGTGGTTCATCACAGCATTCATCAAAAAGCACAGTTGCATATCCTGGATGGAAAGAACAAAGAGGATCTGAGAGTTCTGAAAATAATACTAATTCTAAAAGACAAGCTTTTCTTGAGTTGCTCAAATCCTTCAGCACTAGGATGCTTGAATTATCAGATATTTCAGGCCAGATTGTCGAGTTCAG CACTGATCAACATGGTAGTCGGTTTATCCAACAAAAGTTAGAGAGCTGTGGCAGTAAAGAGAAGGAATCTGTTTTCGAGGAAGTTCTTCCACAAGCTTCAAAATTAATGACTGATGTATTTGGAAATTATGTTGTTCAAAAG TTCTTTGAGCATGGAACTGTTGAACAGAGGAGAAAGCTAGGGCAGAAACTTACTGGACAGGTTTTGACCTTAAGTTTGCAAATGTATGGCTGCCGTGTGATCCAAAAG GCACTGGAAGTAATTGAGCTTGATCAGAAAGTGGAGCTTATGAAGGAACTTGATGGGAATGTTATGAGATGTGTTCATGACCAAAATGGAAACCATGTGATACAGAAATGTATTGAATCTGTTCCAACTGAGAAACTCAAATTCATTGTTTCTTCATTTACTGGTCAAGTTGCAACACTTTCATGTCACCCTTATGGTTGTCGTGTCATTCAG AGAGTTCTGGAACATTGTTCAGATCTGGAGATAAGTCAGTGGATAGTTGATGAAATCCTTGATTCTACTTCTGCCCTCGCTCATGACCCGTATGGTAACTATGTTACTCAG CATGTTATGGAAATGGGAAAACCATATCAAAGAAGCCAAATCATTCACAAGTTAACTGGTCGATTTGTACAGCTGAGCCAGCATAAGTTTGCATCCAATGTTGTTGAAAAATGCATAATCTATGGCAACGATTCAGAACGAGATCTCATAATTGAGGAAATCATCACACAGTCTGACAACAATGAATCTCTATTG ATGATGATGAAAGACCAATATGCAAATTATGTAATTCAGAAGATATTCGAGATTGGCTCTGAGAAACAAAAGGACATATTGCAAAACTGTATTCGATTACATCTTCCTGCACTAAAAAAAGTGACATACGCGAAGCACATTGTGTCTCGCTATGAGCAATTAGCAGCAG AGGGCTCAGAACAGGGGAAAGAACAGTTTGTGAAGTTGTCTGACAACAATCCGAGCAATTCTGGATGA